The window AGCTGGGGGAGACATGAACTTCAAACATCTTGTTTCTCTGGCACACTGTTTGGCCTCCAAGGGCCTCCTGTGTCTACGGTTCACATGCAAAGGTTTGAACCTGGCATATAGAGTGAAGGCTTACCATGCAGTCTGggtatgtttttgtctttcaacTCATAAATCATGAGGCATGTGTACATTTGTAATATACTCCTGTACTTGTTTTTCAACCAGCGCTACTTGAAATCATTGCCGAATTTCACCATAAAGCGCACATTCTTTGGAGGTATGCAGAAATATAAGCGAATGGAGGTTTAATTCCATAAATTCACTCGTCACATGCCtgaggaaaaatgtttttgtctacaGGCAGGTCGATGGGCTGCCGCGCTGCCGCCGCTCTGGCCAAGCAGCTGAGTGATGAATTGGAAGGTGCTATTCAGGGTTTAGTCTGTTTGTCCTTCCCCCTGCATCCCCCAGGACAGACTCACGCCCATCGACAGCGCAGTGAAGATCTCCGGGGGCTACCTGAAAGCATGGCTGTCCTCTTTGTTTCAGGCACAGAGGACAATATGTGCGATAGCGTGTGTAGTCTCCGTTTTGTTATTTCAAAGAATCGTCGTCACCATTTATCATAATAGTGAATATCCCTCCCCCCCTCTTTTTTCAAGGTCCTTTTTGAGGGAACGGTAAAGGAGATGAACGCTCAAGTGGAGGTTTTCTGGCTGAGCGGAGGAAGTCATGGCCTAAAAGTGTCGGGAAGGTCAGAGGAAGTCTGTTTTAGAGGAGGTGAACACTTACATTATAACATGGCTCACCAAACAAGGAGCTTAGATACCATTAGAATATCTTTGGGAAAATCTTCAGAAAGCGATTTACTCTACAAGTATGACACATGTAGGGCATCATGAGTCTGTATTAAAGCAATTTATGTTTTGGATGGTCTCTTGTTTTTATGGCAAGTAAATCTAAATAATCTGTTAGACATTATGTGTTTATCTACAATGATAAATACTGCACACTGGATATagagtctgcacacccctgtttagattttagtttttttgtggaataacaaaataaataaattacaccaAGATTAATCATTTCAAcatattttccaccattaatgtgacctatcaCAGATACAAcgcaattgaaaataaaaatattttttttgagagGGGTTGCAAAAGGAAACGGCTGAAATATTGTGGTTGCTCAAGTGTGCAGACCTTTAAACTGGGATGTTGCTTGGTTCAGAATGAACACACattatcacattcaaacttgttaaatgggagtcttTGTACTTGACTACTTTTGTTAAGAAATGTGAATTCCTCTGTTACATTGTGCTACATTCTGCATGaaacttgtatttttatctacAATCTTTATTTTTGCCTGTATGATAAATTTTTATCAGAGATTTCCTGTCACGTGACTGTTTCATCAATCCAACGTAACCACTAGTGACATTTTCGTggcagtgtagaaaatgaatggatgggctATGAAAAAGAACAGCTATGTCACGTGTCATCTGTCTTCCTAAACATGTcgacatttcagcctacaagaacttCAATTGGAACAAGAGGCTGTCTTGGTTTGCGTTTGAAAAATGTAACGCTTTGTGGAAGAAAAACACTCGGTCAACCACAGCATCTGAATGCAAACTGACCCGATCAGACCCATTTGGGTGCTTTTGTTACTTGCTGTAGAAGGGGTTGTGCGCTTTCAAAAGGAGGAGGGACAAAAAGCAATCCGCGATGTTTGTGTAAACAAAACTTAATGTAGGCCATTTCTTGTGGCTGAATTTGGCTTAGTttatttgatttagaaaaatgttttagtcAAGGTGATATTGTTGGGAAATAGCTGAATTTAGACATACTTGATgagttttttcactgaatagTCACTGAAACGTTATTTGTTTCTTATTAGTTTTGTAATATAACTTTCACTGGAGTCATAGTATTCTGAAGTAACAGTactgtactcttacttgagtgcaaCTTTTGGCGACTCCACCCATCTCTGGTAACCACAAAAGGCACAGCATGAGCATCAGCCGCCATAATGATCACAAGCGACCACATGGTGGCGCCAAAGTCACACGGCTTACACAACCCGCTTGTCAGGAGCCCAAGTTCGACCTGTCGAGCGCAGCAGTTGACCCTCTCAATGGGGAGTCAACAGTGCCTTTGAATTCTGACACAGTTGTAGCCTGAATTCAATTAGTGGTGTCCCGATACAGCAATTAGACCTCTTTAGAAAATACAGTACGTCAAAATGCTGTGATTGTTCAATTTGTGTTATTCATGAGGCACGGCAGGAAAGGGTTAAATCTCAGTCGAAGTGTGTCGTcgtcccccacccaccccccgaACTCCCCTTAACAAAAGATGGTCACGGCGGCGCGGAGCGGTACTGTGGGTGCAGTGCGGGACTGCGTGCGTGTGGAGACGCGCGAGTGGATAGTGCCGAGTTGAGAGAGCGCACGGCGCGCGCACTGCGGGATAACTTCACTTGACAACCGTCTTGTATTCGAGCATTTGTCGGGATTAAGTAGCGGGGAAGGATCATTCCCACTCTGTGTTGGTTTGATGTCGAGTTTGGAGCGTTGTGTTAACTGAGTCATCCGGTTCATGTAGGTCTTGTTTGCAGCGAACACAGGATTTTGGACACTTTTGACCAAAGTGGATTGAAGCCGGATGACGCGAGATGCTTTTGCCAATTAAGTGACCAGTTACATTCAAAAAGGTAGGTCCAACTTCTTAACATTTTTCTTGATGTTCTCTTTAATGGAGGTGTAAATGCTAGACGTTATGTTGTGTCGGTTTTTGTTGTTCCCCCTGCAGTTGACCAGAGATGTTTGAGCGGCATATGCGTGTCTGCCCCAAATCTTCACATCTTCAAGAGGATTTAAACGTTGCTCTTCTTGAATAAACACTTCCCAACCACTAAAAGAGTCACTAAAGATGGGAGCTCTGCAAATATTCATCTTTTCTCTCCTCTTGCACCAGGTGAGACTTACTTTTTGTTatatctgactttttttttttgctttgaggcATGAGTTTTGCATATTTCCTGTAGTTATCAATTGACCTCAGAGCTGCAACATTGCCTATAATTCAATTTAGTATTATTTAAATGCATGGGCTGTCatggaaaacattttgacagtCAGTAAATCACTTTTCTTCCATTAAGTAGTCATTGTGACGTTATCAAGAAACCCTCAATATGGTTATTATTCTTTTTCTAATATCTATGATATTCATATTTCAAGTGTTTTCTagaattaaaatgcattcaaatgtatttactttcGTATAACATCTTAATCAAACCCATAATTTATTGCTAGAActatcattcatttattaagtGTTACggattgaaatgtgtttttcaacaATATACATTATCTTATTATTCGGTCATATTTCCCAATAATTGtgtatgttaaaaaatattttaaaaaatgtatagcGTTAGAGGTTGTGGccaatcttttttaaatttaatatcACAGTTTTCCAGCAACTATGCATAATCAAATGCCATTGTTTGTTTACTAGTTTTGTGttctttaaatgtttataatgtTGAGAATGTTTAGTGTctgttcatttattttgcacacaaaaaaaaaacaactgtcagAATTGTTATTTATCTACCTTTATAGTTGTTAGTCATTGGAGTATTTCCATTTTGGGCTTCACATAACATCCGTCTTGGACATCCTGAAAATTTAGACTTTTAAGAAACCGAAGACTACAATAGGTGCAAAATACAAAAGCTTTAGAGCTCGAATTGTTACTTCTTGAAAAACTCCATTGTGGTTATCTGTTGCCATCATTTGTCCCCGTGAATGCTTCATATTTACCGGAGATTTCTTTTTCTAAAGCTCGTCTATTTTGATTGCAGTAATAAGCTCTCCAAGGAGATAGCCGAGTCTTacaaaagtctttttttcccccctcacatTTTTCCTGGAAGCCGCTGAGGTAGGTAGCTGATAACGATGTAGGCTTTATCAGGATTGTGTTGGTTTGAAGGGCCTGTTGGCGCGATGGCATCTGGACAGAAAATGCCATGCGTTTGAACAAGTTCTTCACATCGCTGCTCGGGGCTTCTTTAAACGGTGCCTTTAGGTGCGCAGATGTAGCTGCACCCATGTTTTAAGTCGTCAGCCTCTGGTCTGTCTATGAAAAGCCGTGCCTCCGGGGGAAGAGACAGACTTCTTCCCTGGAGTGCCTCTCTTCACATGCCTCAGTGGATGCAGACTCACCAGTCTGACTGGAGACAGACAAGTTGGCCCTCATCAGTACACCCTTTAGCCTCTTAGGGCTGAAATATCCTGAAAACCCACTTCGTAACGCAAGGAAAGGGCACCCCAAGGATCTGTTTGGGTGTGGCACGCTAGTCTGTAGATGTCAGCATTGCTTGTGTCTCCTGACTGTTCACCGTGACACACGAAGACTTTTGGTTTCACCCGCCCTAACAGAAACACTCAGAATCTGAGTCAAAGTATGAAAACATAACCCCGGTCGCGACATCT is drawn from Phycodurus eques isolate BA_2022a chromosome 12, UOR_Pequ_1.1, whole genome shotgun sequence and contains these coding sequences:
- the tex30 gene encoding LOW QUALITY PROTEIN: testis-expressed protein 30 (The sequence of the model RefSeq protein was modified relative to this genomic sequence to represent the inferred CDS: deleted 1 base in 1 codon), producing MDTFCEERVQVPFGTKCLEAVLCVPASPEHHVSTVLVLTHGAGGDMNFKHLVSLAHCLASKGLLCLRFTCKGLNLAYRVKAYHAVWRYLKSLPNFTIKRTFFGGRSMGCRAAAALAKQLSDELEGAIQGLVCLSFPLHPPGQTHAHRQRSEDLRGLPESMAVLFVSGTEDNMCDSVLFEGTVKEMNAQVEVFWLSGGSHGLKVSGRSEESVLEEVNTYIITWLTKQGA